In Terriglobales bacterium, the genomic stretch GTCAACACTGAAGTTTTGCACCACCGGTGTGGACTCCAGCAGCGGCCGGATCATTTCATTGATCGCAGGATACTGCTCACGATTGTAGCGCTCCGCATCTTCCTTGGTGTTCCAAAAGCTCATGGCCAGGACCAGGTGAGGTGAGGTTTCCCCCACAAGCACGGTCTCCTCAACGAATCCGGCCTGCTTACGCAAGATGGGAAGCACTTT encodes the following:
- a CDS encoding antibiotic biosynthesis monooxygenase is translated as MFTRVVELNAKTGKTGELTSTINQKVLPILRKQAGFVEETVLVGETSPHLVLAMSFWNTKEDAERYNREQYPAINEMIRPLLESTPVVQNFSVDTSTSHRIAAGKAA